Proteins encoded together in one Vicinamibacteria bacterium window:
- the tsaE gene encoding tRNA (adenosine(37)-N6)-threonylcarbamoyltransferase complex ATPase subunit type 1 TsaE, which translates to MTRTSHSPEETVAIAEELATEAPARSVYYLEGDLGSGKTTFTKGLAKHYGIDPAVVSSPTFALVNRYSGATRDVYHIDLYRIENARELVELGLEELEEEGAVLVVEWPEKLGRFARREAIRVHLEMTGENERRITIRPGVTR; encoded by the coding sequence TTGACCCGCACGAGTCACAGCCCCGAAGAAACGGTCGCCATTGCCGAGGAGCTGGCTACCGAAGCACCAGCTCGTTCGGTCTACTACCTCGAGGGAGACCTGGGTTCGGGAAAGACGACCTTCACCAAGGGCCTTGCCAAACATTATGGCATCGACCCGGCCGTCGTCTCGAGCCCGACGTTTGCATTGGTCAACCGCTACAGTGGTGCTACGCGTGACGTCTACCACATCGATCTCTACCGAATCGAGAACGCGAGAGAGCTGGTCGAGCTCGGGCTCGAAGAGCTGGAGGAAGAGGGCGCGGTGCTGGTGGTAGAGTGGCCGGAGAAGCTCGGACGGTTCGCCCGCCGCGAAGCCATCCGGGTTCATTTGGAAATGACGGGAGAGAACGAGCGTCGAATCACGATACGTCCCGGAGTAACGAGAT